CGCATGCAGGTGATGCTCTAGTGTCTTGGGAGGTGTATGATGGCGTGGATTGAGCAACTCTTCTTTCCCTCTTGACTCCTATGCTGATAGTGTAACAAAAGGGAACTtgtaaaaacaagaaacaaacacaataagattcagatcttttttttttcttttcccttttttagaTTCGCTTatctttcactatttttttttttccaaatggCCATTGTCGCTACCACCACAAGTGGAGCATAGTGCACGGGGAGGGCCAATTTGGTAGTTGTTGATAGGTCATTGCTTCACGActggaaagagagaaaaagttgTTGGCGATGGTATTTGCAACGACAATGCTGTTGGAATTGGCATTGTTGGATATCTTTTGGCAAATGTTGCTATGATGTTGAGGTGCTAGTGTCTACTAGTGGAGGAATGTGGTCGACGGTGATGGTGGGTCGATTTGTGGCAGCTTCAGATGGATAGATGAGAGGAGAACACCATGAGGTAGAGGTTTGCATAGTGGGGGGCTACTCACGATGGTTATGAGTTGTGTTAAGAGGATAAAGGTCGGCATCGTGGTGAAAAGTGTTAGCTTCTGGGTTTGGTCTCctcacaataaaaaatgaggGGCTGTAAAGAGAACAATCTTCAATTATgagtttcaaaacatgttaTGAATCCTTATTGATGTTCATGTGCTGATCCACGTAATTTTGGTTACAGCTTTTTCTCTCTGGAAGGTGAATATTCAGCAGATGATGCTTGTGAATTCAAAGAACTGGAAGAGGGcataactaaaaattatttctaattgcTGATTGCAATCCGTTGCGCCATTCTGGAGCAACAGTGTGATCAGGAGGGGAGATACAATTTTTCAAAAGGTTAAGACATTTCTCCCCCTTTGGTTCCCGTAAATGGCAAATGCGATACCAAGTCATGGCTGGCTGCTCTGTTTTTAAAGGGGTGGAAGAGATCATAACTAAATGTGATACCAAAGCTATGGTCAGTTCATAAGCATTTGAAAACGACCTGCAAGAAGCAATGAGTTGTTTTTAAATGCCCATTGCAGTTTATTTCGGTCTCCCTAAAAATTTTGGAGCCACAGTTCAGGGCCTGTTCGAATTCGATGCTGGAACTTGATACAAAGAGCAAAGAAACGACATGGAAAATGCTTTTAGTTGAAAAACTGGCTTCGAGTGACTTACGAATTATCGTGGTGATCAAAACTTGATTTAGCAAAAGGTATTTGTGGAGCATTAAATGAAGTCAAATCATGTGATTGCTACAAAAGAATGAATCCCTCTCATCCATCTGCAGAAATAAAAAGGTCTATTTGGAAATTGGCCCATAAAAGTAATAGCAGTCtttgtcaggaaaaaaaaaaatattaactatcACAGTCAAAATTGAATGAACATACAAGTATATATATTGGACAtggtaatttataaaatgtttctTGGGCCGTTATTGTCCCCCCCCTTAACGAGCTGTTGAATTGGGAGGATCCATTTCCATTGCCTTATAATAGACTTTTTCTGCATTAGTCATTCTATCTTGGAACATTGTCCATTCTTTCCGACACCTCTCTCTCACCTGAAAAGGAAAATCCGAGCTTAATTAGTAATactcttcttgtttttaaagGTGATAATTCAACTTCACAGAAAATTATGCAAGGTCAAGGTTCAGTTCCTTGTAGCTAGTCCAGAAACAAGGAGGGAGATGGTGTTCGCAATTGATTTTGATAATAGAGATTAGAGAGAACACATTAATTGCATACCCCTTCCCACGGTGCCTTTCCTTTCTGTGCTTGCCCCTGTGAAATTAACcacgaaaaaaaaaacggtGAAGAAAATATATTCCACAACCAACTAGTTCATATTGAATATTGACTTGAAGTTACCTGGCTCCCGAGTGAAGGAACGCCTTGGTGAATGATCCACTGAGCATCCACAACTCCTATTTTCTCATGAGCAGGCTAATTCCCAGTAAAGTCAAGTAAGTATAACTTGTTGTAGCAGGAAAGTGTTAGTTCAGGTGCATGTAAGAAAATGGTTACCGACCTCAACACATTTCCTCAGAGCAAAATCTAGACCCCAACCATGAACCAAGTCATTCTACAATAGAACAAGTTTCAAGATTtcacacataaaatttaaaggaGTGGCATTGGCAGGAAATTTAAGTTCACTTGTTTTACCTGAATCATGTGCCAAACACAACGCCATGCATCTCGAGAAAATACAGTTGCCATGATCTCAACAAATCTGTTCATAAAGTATTTTATGTAAGATACACTGAAACCCAATACAAAATGTATCTTCAGCGTGATTAGTAAAAGGAAGCCCAATCATTACAGTAATAGAGTAAATTGGAAATGGATTTAATCATGTTTGCATACGCTGCACATGGAGGCAAATGTGGATCTGTACACCAACCAGGCTTCTCTTCAGTGTCCCTGAAGGAAGGGAAAAAGAACTCAATATCATCCAGACACTAGCGTTGAGATTTGTTTCATAAGAAAAAGTGAAGGCACATTAGGAAATTCTACTATTCTTACTTGTGCACTTCAATGCCATCTCTTCTCTTTGTCATTGCCCATGTTGTTCCTCTATCTGGATCTAAACCAGGCTGTGAAATCTCCAAACCATGTTTCCTTACCAGTTTAATGTATCTGAAACAGATTggatttaaacttcatattccaATTTATGAAAACATGCATCTCTATTCAAATGGAAATTGAACTTCCAGTATATACTTCTCTGCATCAAAATGTTCCACCCCAAGGTCCTCATCCCAGAGAAAAATATAATCGTAGGGAGCAACAATGTCAGGATGAAGAAAACGTTTGGCATACCACCTGGACCAAGTTTCAAGGAGTATTTTAGTAAATGCAGCTTAAAGTACTTAGTAGAATTAACTACAAGTTAAGAAAAGGTAGAATTTCTAACCACTTTGTTTGTTTGTGAGCACTGATGTGAACAGTTCGCTTTGACCACTCAAACTCATCCCATTCAGTTGTCCGTCCATCATAGTGAAACAACACAATGGTGAAGTTCTCGGAGAACTGagacaatatatataaatacatatatcTTGAGAAAGGGAACACGAGAAAAAGGTGactgagagagaaagagagaaccTTTTTAACCGCCGCatcgatattttttttctgatcatAACCAACAGTAAAGGTTACAAGATATCTAGGTTGGATGGTAAGGTCCTGCAGACACGATGTCCATAAATCAAAGATATGGattagagaagaaaatgatgagTCGACAGTCAAGAAAGCTCAAAAGATCCTTCATCATATAAATGGAGCACAgcacaaaagaaaagattttaaatcattttgaagtGTCAGTTTGTTATGATGTATTATCCAGTTTTCAATTTCTATCTAAATACAACTAGATGTAATTGCAACTGTTTGATGCAAATCATCTTCAAATGATCTTTTTATCCTACACTGTTCATGTTTTTAGATCAAGCTACTAGTGAATGCAAATGCATGAAAGTAACCGACTTGCAAACCATAATAAGATGATTCATATGGGATATTTAAACACCTCACTAGGCAGACCCCAAAGTCGGCGGAGGTAGAAATCTGATTCAGAAGCAACTATACCAGGGGGTAGTCTTTCAGCACCTCGAGGATTTGTTGGAACCCAGATCTGCATCACAAACACAACGGTAAAAAATTGTGCCTGCAGAGAATCCATGTTgatacattttttattgaaaattcatcATTAGTTACGGATAATTGCAAGTCAAAGTTAATTAGTTAACGTAAGTAATCAAATAACATAAGGTAATTGACCTTGGTCCTTTATCACACTTATAGAagcaaaagaaatcaaattctGAAACAGGCAAAAGGTAACTGCAATAGGTATCAGTATTCCACAATTCTCATGTTGATGTCACTCTAATTTCAAAAGAGCAAGCTTCCATCTTTCCCTCAACTGTCGTAAACCATAAATCATTTTTAGCACCTCAAACCTTGTCATTTTTTGGTCTATCTATCCTCTGTTCTCTCCAATTGTTTGAATCCAATCACTATGCCACATAGATGCATCCATAAATCTACATTCTATATGTCAGTCTTTTCAGACAATCTTTCCTCATACTTATCCTCAAAGGGCACCACCTCCATTTTTACTTAGAATGAACTCGTATCTCCTTAttctttcatatattttcacACAGTTATCCCCACAATCAGATATTATCTACACTCATGACCAAGCTGCATACTAACCTACCAGCATCAGCATAAGTAGGATAATAGTTATACTAAGACAAGGCTATTTGAGTTGAGAATCACAGTTTCATAATAAAGAGGAGCTAATGCCTTCAGGTGTTCAGGTTCACCATTGCAGCACAAACTCTGGGCCCATTCACAAAGGTTTATATTTTGCTTAAATGCACAACCAGCACTTAACCAATTTTTACACATCAGGATTAGCTTAAATAGACTATATACCTCGGTCTTGTTGTATCTGGGAAGTAAAGGAGAGGCCTCTTTGTTACCCTTTAGAGAAGACCAAGCATTGAACAGTGCTTGCTTTGAAAGACCAGAGTATTTGTCCTCAATATATGTAAGATCAATGGAAGGAAACAAACTGGATGGGAGATTCATCTGCCAATCATAAAACATTGAAACAGAGTTTTCTTCTCGCATTAAACAACAGCAAAACcaaatgaaaaagaaacataaCTATAAAGTAGAGATTGAACAGGTTAAAACTATATATACCTTAGATAAGGACAGCGTTGGAAAGGATATTCCTAAAAAGAAGCCAAAAATTATTCCAATAAAAGTTGTCATGAAAAGCCTCATCATCTCACTAGGTTTTTTGGGAGTTCCACTGCAGTTCAATAGAGGTCAAAGTCACAAATATAGGCATTGTTGTTAAAACTAATCCAGTTGTAAGTTA
This DNA window, taken from Populus alba chromosome 17, ASM523922v2, whole genome shotgun sequence, encodes the following:
- the LOC118046116 gene encoding uncharacterized protein isoform X1, whose translation is MPVPLRSGTPKKPSEMMRLFMTTFIGIIFGFFLGISFPTLSLSKMNLPSSLFPSIDLTYIEDKYSGLSKQALFNAWSSLKGNKEASPLLPRYNKTEIWVPTNPRGAERLPPGIVASESDFYLRRLWGLPSEDLTIQPRYLVTFTVGYDQKKNIDAAVKKFSENFTIVLFHYDGRTTEWDEFEWSKRTVHISAHKQTKWWYAKRFLHPDIVAPYDYIFLWDEDLGVEHFDAEKYIKLVRKHGLEISQPGLDPDRGTTWAMTKRRDGIEVHKDTEEKPGWCTDPHLPPCAAFVEIMATVFSRDAWRCVWHMIQNDLVHGWGLDFALRKCVEPAHEKIGVVDAQWIIHQGVPSLGSQGQAQKGKAPWEGVRERCRKEWTMFQDRMTNAEKVYYKAMEMDPPNSTAR
- the LOC118046116 gene encoding uncharacterized protein isoform X2 codes for the protein MPVPLRSGTPKKPSEMMRLFMTTFIGIIFGFFLGISFPTLSLSKMNLPSSLFPSIDLTYIEDKYSGLSKQALFNAWSSLKGNKEASPLLPRYNKTEIWVPTNPRGAERLPPVHIFDLWTSCLQDLTIQPRYLVTFTVGYDQKKNIDAAVKKFSENFTIVLFHYDGRTTEWDEFEWSKRTVHISAHKQTKWWYAKRFLHPDIVAPYDYIFLWDEDLGVEHFDAEKYIKLVRKHGLEISQPGLDPDRGTTWAMTKRRDGIEVHKDTEEKPGWCTDPHLPPCAAFVEIMATVFSRDAWRCVWHMIQNDLVHGWGLDFALRKCVEPAHEKIGVVDAQWIIHQGVPSLGSQGQAQKGKAPWEGVRERCRKEWTMFQDRMTNAEKVYYKAMEMDPPNSTAR